In Salinibacterium sp. NK8237, the following proteins share a genomic window:
- the tmk gene encoding dTMP kinase, whose amino-acid sequence MPGLFITLEGGDGVGKTTQSQLLVKWLEDAGHTVVVTREPGGTDLGLELREIVLHRRGEMDPRAEALIYAADRAHHIATLVRPALERGEIVVQDRYIDSSEAYQGAGRVLGSDEVRELSLWATQNLLPDVTVLLDLDSGDSRKRLDNARTRYDRLEAEKQEFHTRVRDAFLERAAKEPERILVVDAARSIDEIAGTIRERIQNHLPQPA is encoded by the coding sequence GTGCCCGGTTTGTTTATCACCCTTGAGGGCGGCGACGGCGTCGGTAAAACCACGCAGTCGCAGCTTCTGGTGAAGTGGCTTGAAGACGCCGGTCACACGGTTGTGGTGACCCGCGAACCCGGTGGTACCGATTTGGGCTTAGAGCTGCGTGAAATCGTGCTGCACCGCCGGGGCGAAATGGATCCTCGTGCCGAAGCACTTATCTATGCCGCTGACCGTGCCCACCACATCGCCACACTCGTGCGCCCAGCGCTTGAGCGCGGTGAGATTGTTGTTCAGGATCGCTACATCGACTCCTCCGAGGCCTATCAGGGCGCCGGTCGAGTGCTCGGTTCCGACGAAGTGCGCGAGCTCTCGCTGTGGGCGACGCAGAACCTGCTTCCCGATGTGACGGTGCTGCTCGATCTCGATTCTGGCGATAGCCGCAAACGCCTCGACAACGCCCGCACTCGCTACGACAGGCTCGAAGCTGAGAAGCAAGAATTCCACACCCGGGTTCGCGACGCCTTTCTGGAACGTGCGGCGAAAGAACCCGAGCGCATCCTTGTGGTGGATGCCGCGCGCAGCATTGACGAGATCGCCGGCACGATCCGTGAGCGCATTCAGAACCACCTCCCGCAACCCGCCTAG
- a CDS encoding DNA polymerase III subunit delta', which translates to MSLWEGLTGQAEAIAVLEAAASSSALGSSEQSSMTHSWLITGPPGSGRSNIAYAFAAALLGTRGDETEESVYKQVVARTHPDLGVLSTERVIISIDEVRKLVASSQFSPSVGHYRVMIIEDADRMVERTSNVLLKALEEPPPRTVWILCAPSEADLIPTIRSRVRSVRLRTPAIEDVAQLLQDRDGVAPDIALRAAREAQSHIGMAHRLATNAEARERRERALTTVLNIRTVSDAVIAATLLLELSKADATALTEEKDAHERESALRSLGVAPGGTIPPALRVQLKNLEEDQKRRATRSLRDGIDRIMVDLLSLYRDILLTQIGAPGELINLSIVNNLTAVANRTTAPATLAIMDGIAEARRRIESNVAPALALEAMLVKVAVSGRGA; encoded by the coding sequence ATGTCGTTGTGGGAGGGCCTGACGGGCCAAGCTGAAGCGATCGCTGTTCTTGAGGCTGCGGCCTCGTCGTCGGCGTTGGGCAGCTCAGAACAGTCGTCGATGACGCACTCGTGGCTAATCACGGGCCCGCCCGGATCTGGCCGCTCCAATATCGCCTACGCTTTCGCTGCCGCCCTGCTCGGTACCCGCGGCGACGAAACCGAAGAGTCGGTCTATAAGCAGGTTGTTGCCCGCACCCATCCCGACCTTGGCGTGCTCAGCACGGAACGCGTCATCATCTCCATCGACGAGGTGCGCAAGCTGGTGGCCTCGTCGCAGTTCTCGCCGTCGGTCGGCCACTACCGCGTCATGATTATTGAGGATGCCGACCGTATGGTCGAGCGCACCTCAAACGTTCTGCTCAAAGCCCTTGAAGAGCCGCCGCCACGCACGGTCTGGATTCTGTGCGCGCCCAGCGAAGCCGACCTTATTCCCACGATCCGTTCCCGCGTGCGCAGCGTTCGTCTCCGCACCCCCGCGATCGAAGACGTCGCCCAGCTGCTGCAAGACCGCGATGGCGTCGCACCCGATATTGCGTTGCGTGCGGCACGAGAAGCACAAAGCCACATCGGCATGGCACACCGTCTTGCGACCAATGCGGAGGCCCGCGAACGACGCGAACGGGCGCTGACCACGGTGCTCAACATCCGCACGGTGTCGGACGCTGTGATCGCCGCCACTCTTTTGCTCGAGTTGTCGAAAGCGGATGCCACAGCCCTCACCGAGGAGAAGGACGCTCACGAACGCGAGTCCGCGCTTCGCTCGCTCGGTGTTGCCCCCGGCGGCACTATTCCGCCGGCGCTGCGAGTGCAGCTCAAGAACCTCGAAGAAGATCAGAAGCGTCGCGCGACTCGAAGTTTGCGTGACGGTATTGACCGCATCATGGTTGACCTGTTGTCGCTCTACCGCGACATTTTGTTGACCCAAATTGGTGCCCCGGGAGAACTCATTAATCTCAGCATTGTCAATAACCTCACGGCGGTGGCGAACCGCACAACAGCGCCAGCGACGCTCGCCATCATGGACGGTATCGCTGAAGCGCGCCGTCGCATCGAAAGCAACGTTGCTCCGGCACTCGCCCTTGAGGCGATGCTCGTGAAGGTCGCTGTGTCGGGGCGCGGGGCATGA
- a CDS encoding alpha/beta hydrolase, with translation MRHRSMRAVGLTSVALAVSLALSGCVSWFVPSESSTTSTPTEEAVAPNLTKFYQQVLEWASCGDDLQCAMAIAPVDWENPEGDTIELALVRQVAQGNDRIGSLLVNPGGPGGSGFDFIADSVDYATSEALQSQFDVVGFDPRGVNRSTAVSCYSDPAEMDEYIYGITPGEKGSDEWIAAATDASAQFAQRCSEETGELLGFVDTPSAARDLDMLRAALGDETLNYLGYSYGTLLGQVYAELFPEKTGRLVLDGAVDPAASEFEATKAQAEGFEGALDAFLADCAGASDCPFTGSVEESRTTIRTLLDRLDQSPLTNADGRKLGSSTMFTAIILPLYSQDNWAYLRQLFTSVLKGDPSIAFDLADNYNGRSADGTYAENQTEAFIAINCLDAREPADNESMRAQAAELAAAAPVFGPQMSYGDPGCANWPVEAKRERVAIAAPGAADMLVIGTTNDPATPYHWAETVADNLDSGHLITYNGEGHTAYNKSNECVNSAVEDFLLRGEVPASDPNC, from the coding sequence ATGAGGCACCGCTCAATGCGCGCCGTTGGCCTCACGTCGGTCGCGCTGGCTGTCTCGCTTGCGCTGAGCGGTTGCGTTTCGTGGTTCGTGCCGTCGGAATCCAGTACAACGTCGACACCGACTGAAGAAGCCGTTGCGCCGAATCTGACAAAGTTTTATCAGCAGGTGCTGGAGTGGGCGAGCTGTGGAGACGATCTGCAGTGCGCTATGGCGATTGCGCCGGTGGACTGGGAGAACCCTGAGGGTGACACGATCGAGTTGGCCCTTGTGCGTCAAGTTGCTCAAGGCAATGACCGCATCGGATCTTTGCTCGTCAACCCGGGTGGCCCTGGCGGTTCTGGTTTCGATTTCATCGCCGACAGTGTGGACTACGCCACCAGCGAGGCCCTTCAGTCGCAGTTTGACGTGGTCGGTTTTGACCCTCGTGGGGTGAACCGTTCGACGGCGGTGTCGTGTTACTCCGACCCTGCCGAGATGGATGAATATATCTACGGGATCACGCCGGGGGAGAAGGGCAGCGACGAATGGATTGCTGCCGCCACTGATGCCTCCGCCCAGTTTGCCCAGCGCTGTAGCGAAGAGACGGGTGAGCTGTTGGGCTTCGTTGACACCCCGAGCGCTGCCCGCGATCTCGACATGCTGCGTGCCGCTCTCGGCGATGAGACGCTGAACTATTTGGGCTACTCCTACGGAACGTTGCTCGGCCAGGTCTATGCCGAGTTGTTCCCGGAGAAGACCGGACGGCTTGTGCTCGACGGTGCGGTCGACCCCGCAGCATCCGAATTCGAAGCCACCAAGGCTCAAGCGGAAGGGTTCGAGGGCGCACTGGATGCGTTCTTGGCCGACTGTGCTGGCGCAAGCGATTGCCCGTTTACCGGGTCGGTCGAAGAGTCACGTACGACCATCCGCACGTTACTTGATCGTCTCGACCAGAGCCCGCTCACTAACGCTGATGGCCGCAAGCTGGGCAGCTCGACGATGTTTACGGCAATAATCTTGCCGCTGTACAGCCAAGACAACTGGGCGTACCTGCGTCAACTCTTTACTTCCGTGTTGAAGGGCGATCCCAGCATCGCATTCGACTTGGCCGACAACTACAACGGTCGCAGCGCTGACGGCACGTACGCCGAGAATCAGACAGAAGCTTTTATCGCGATTAACTGTTTGGATGCCCGCGAGCCCGCCGATAACGAAAGCATGCGCGCGCAGGCTGCCGAGCTTGCTGCCGCGGCTCCGGTCTTTGGCCCACAGATGTCGTATGGCGACCCGGGTTGTGCAAATTGGCCAGTGGAGGCGAAGCGTGAGCGTGTAGCTATCGCTGCTCCCGGTGCGGCCGACATGCTCGTGATTGGCACCACGAATGACCCGGCGACGCCGTACCACTGGGCCGAAACCGTCGCCGATAATCTCGATTCAGGCCACCTGATCACGTACAACGGCGAAGGCCACACGGCATACAACAAATCCAATGAGTGCGTGAACTCAGCGGTGGAAGACTTTCTCCTCAGGGGAGAGGTTCCGGCCTCCGACCCGAACTGCTAG
- a CDS encoding alpha/beta hydrolase — protein sequence MNFIDTAPASRARRLALVVPALALTLVLSGCSNIFAGLFGETSEPTGEAVAEELAPYYEQVLTWVDCDNDAQCATAIAPMDWANPSPETDIEIVMARHQATGESMGSLFVNPGGPGASGFDLIHDDVDFAVSANLRENYDVIGWDPRGVGRSTPVTCFDDAGLDDFIFGIPDSDVGSDEWLAESEQAAIDFGQACLENTGPILQFIDTQSTVHDLDMLRAIVGDEKLQYLGYSYGSDIGSYYIENFPQNVGRIVLDGATDSSISVFEVGRVQTIGFQRALENYLAACPTSFDDCPFTGGVDAALATIRELYDRYDANPVAAPDGRMMDAGVLDIAMSTALYSEDSWPFLNDLYSEAARGETDTAFFLADFYYSRDLDGTYTDNSLEAFIAIYCVDYPVETDPAVLVEQQELMREASPTTYRDFPPTGDLTCLNWPYQYIGPEITELTGEGAPPVLIISTTGDPATPYEWGVALSEQLESAQLITYNGEGHTAYNGGVGCIDGAVDAYFINGVVPNDDPDCAA from the coding sequence GTGAACTTCATCGACACTGCCCCCGCATCTCGCGCTCGCAGGCTCGCCCTTGTGGTGCCCGCTCTCGCACTCACTTTGGTTCTGAGCGGTTGCTCGAACATTTTCGCTGGACTCTTTGGCGAAACTTCGGAGCCAACCGGCGAAGCGGTAGCTGAGGAGCTTGCGCCGTATTACGAGCAAGTTCTCACGTGGGTTGATTGCGATAACGACGCTCAGTGCGCGACGGCGATCGCTCCCATGGACTGGGCGAACCCTTCCCCTGAAACCGACATCGAAATCGTGATGGCCCGCCATCAAGCAACCGGTGAGAGCATGGGCTCGCTGTTTGTGAACCCGGGCGGCCCGGGCGCATCAGGGTTTGACCTCATCCATGACGATGTCGATTTTGCGGTGAGTGCGAACCTGCGCGAGAACTATGACGTGATCGGCTGGGATCCTCGCGGAGTTGGCCGCTCGACCCCGGTCACGTGCTTCGACGACGCGGGGCTCGACGACTTTATCTTCGGCATTCCAGACTCAGACGTTGGCAGCGATGAGTGGCTTGCCGAGAGCGAGCAGGCAGCCATCGACTTCGGTCAAGCGTGCCTCGAGAACACGGGCCCGATCCTGCAGTTCATTGATACTCAAAGCACGGTGCACGACCTCGATATGTTGCGCGCCATTGTGGGCGACGAGAAGCTGCAGTACCTGGGTTACTCCTACGGCAGCGATATCGGCTCGTACTACATCGAAAACTTCCCGCAGAACGTCGGCCGCATCGTGCTCGACGGCGCCACCGACTCGTCGATTTCAGTATTCGAGGTCGGTCGCGTTCAGACGATTGGTTTCCAGCGCGCACTCGAAAACTATCTGGCGGCTTGCCCCACATCATTCGATGATTGCCCATTCACTGGCGGGGTGGATGCCGCGCTCGCGACTATCCGCGAACTGTACGACCGCTATGACGCGAACCCTGTTGCTGCCCCCGACGGCCGCATGATGGATGCCGGAGTGCTCGATATTGCGATGAGCACTGCCCTCTACTCCGAAGACTCGTGGCCGTTCCTCAACGACCTTTATTCGGAGGCAGCTCGGGGCGAAACAGACACCGCCTTCTTCCTGGCCGATTTCTATTACAGCCGCGATCTTGACGGTACCTACACCGATAACTCGCTCGAGGCCTTCATCGCGATCTATTGCGTCGACTACCCCGTAGAGACCGATCCTGCAGTGCTGGTTGAACAGCAGGAGCTCATGCGTGAGGCTTCGCCGACGACCTACCGCGATTTTCCGCCAACTGGTGACCTCACATGCCTGAATTGGCCGTACCAGTACATCGGGCCCGAGATCACCGAGCTGACCGGTGAGGGCGCACCGCCCGTGCTGATCATCTCCACGACCGGTGACCCGGCGACACCCTACGAATGGGGCGTAGCACTCAGTGAGCAGCTAGAGAGTGCCCAGCTCATCACCTACAACGGCGAAGGCCACACCGCCTACAACGGTGGTGTTGGGTGCATCGATGGTGCGGTAGACGCCTATTTCATCAACGGTGTCGTCCCGAATGACGACCCAGATTGCGCTGCCTAA
- a CDS encoding 1-acyl-sn-glycerol-3-phosphate acyltransferase, which translates to MKYRNEPIYTAAIGAGRAMFGALRVRRTVIGSQNLPADGGAVIAMTHFGYLEFALVEWALWLHNHRRIRFMAKKSVFEKPIVGSFMRNMKHIPVDMKAGASAYASAVKALRAGELIGVFPEAGVSASFTIRDFKTGAVRLAAEAGVPVIPIALWGGQRLMTKNHKITLRERLGIPIVMAVGDPMAVAATDDATTATARLKKTMEGLLETAQQAYPLDGTGQWWQPRHLGGTAPTPELAAIADAERDARRAQAARKQK; encoded by the coding sequence ATGAAGTACCGCAACGAACCCATCTATACAGCAGCCATCGGTGCCGGTCGTGCCATGTTCGGCGCTCTGCGTGTGCGTCGCACCGTCATCGGATCGCAGAACCTGCCCGCTGATGGAGGCGCTGTGATCGCGATGACCCACTTCGGTTATCTGGAATTCGCACTTGTCGAGTGGGCGCTCTGGCTGCACAATCACCGTCGCATCCGTTTCATGGCAAAGAAGAGCGTGTTCGAGAAGCCCATTGTTGGCTCGTTCATGCGCAACATGAAGCACATCCCTGTCGATATGAAGGCTGGTGCCAGCGCCTACGCGTCTGCCGTTAAAGCGTTGCGGGCAGGCGAGCTCATCGGAGTCTTTCCCGAAGCTGGAGTGAGCGCATCTTTCACGATTCGCGATTTCAAAACGGGGGCCGTGCGTTTGGCGGCAGAAGCTGGGGTGCCCGTAATTCCCATCGCACTGTGGGGCGGCCAGCGGCTCATGACGAAGAACCACAAGATCACCCTGCGCGAGCGCTTAGGCATACCGATCGTGATGGCTGTCGGGGATCCGATGGCGGTTGCGGCGACGGACGATGCGACCACGGCAACGGCGCGACTCAAGAAGACCATGGAGGGTCTGCTCGAAACAGCGCAGCAGGCATATCCGCTCGACGGCACAGGTCAATGGTGGCAGCCGCGCCACTTAGGCGGAACTGCGCCGACGCCAGAACTGGCAGCCATAGCTGACGCTGAGCGGGATGCGCGCCGGGCACAAGCGGCGCGCAAACAGAAATAG